One segment of Magnetococcus sp. PR-3 DNA contains the following:
- a CDS encoding response regulator, which yields MNDVLPIILAVDDTPDNIDVLAGILKPAHKVKVALNGEKALKIAAKAPHPDLILLDVMMPGMDGYEVCEQLKAHPETASIPVIFITGNTAQEEIDKGMALGAMGYLSKPIDPDALLAQVKKALQG from the coding sequence ATGAATGACGTTCTTCCCATTATTCTGGCTGTAGATGATACCCCAGATAATATTGATGTCCTGGCTGGCATACTGAAGCCCGCCCATAAAGTAAAAGTGGCATTAAACGGTGAAAAAGCGCTTAAAATTGCAGCTAAAGCACCTCATCCAGATCTTATTTTACTGGATGTTATGATGCCGGGTATGGATGGATATGAAGTGTGTGAACAGCTAAAAGCTCATCCAGAGACAGCGTCTATTCCGGTCATTTTTATCACAGGGAATACCGCACAAGAAGAGATCGATAAGGGGATGGCGCTGGGTGCGATGGGATACCTGAGTAAACCCATTGATCCCGATGCTTTGTTGGCACAAGTAAAGAAAGCCCTTCAAGGCTAA
- a CDS encoding Hpt domain-containing protein — protein sequence MDTTAGLATTQNNKSLPIKFLRKKYHTQPWFKKQYRYAHEQDPNAATRMAHTLKGVSAKIGAHHVQEVVQQIRAGIPNPTER from the coding sequence TTGGATACAACGGCAGGGCTGGCAACAACCCAGAACAACAAGTCACTCCCTATCAAATTTCTGCGCAAGAAATATCATACCCAACCCTGGTTTAAGAAACAGTATCGATATGCCCATGAACAAGACCCAAATGCTGCAACCCGTATGGCCCATACATTAAAAGGGGTATCAGCTAAGATTGGGGCACATCATGTGCAAGAAGTTGTACAACAAATTCGAGCAGGCATTCCTAACCCAACTGAACGTTGA